The Opisthocomus hoazin isolate bOpiHoa1 chromosome 30, bOpiHoa1.hap1, whole genome shotgun sequence genome has a window encoding:
- the FCER1G gene encoding high affinity immunoglobulin epsilon receptor subunit gamma, whose protein sequence is MGAHLLLAAALLLLRTPAAEALMEPELCYVLDAILFLYGIVLTVLYCRLKFLARRASQQEASKEKEEAIYTGLSGEGQEMYETLQMKQS, encoded by the exons ATGGGCGCCCACCTGCTGCTggccgctgccctgctgctgctgcggacCCCGGCGGCAG aggCGCTGATGGAGCCGGAGCTCTGCTACGTGCTGGATGCCATCCTCTTCCTCTACGGCATCGTCCTCACCGTCCTCTATTGCCGCCTCAAG TTCCTGGCTCGTCGAGCATCGCAGCAAGAAGCCAGCAAGGAG aaggaagaagcCATCTACACT GGGCTCAGCGGTGAGGGCCAGGAGATGTACGAAACCCTCCAGATGAAACAGTCCTGA